The following are from one region of the Roseobacter fucihabitans genome:
- a CDS encoding pyocin activator PrtN family protein, producing the protein MRLIPADFGADTLICEAAMNTLFLLMAQYDARAIVPAETVCQDYFSHLTLAKFLRKIGSGDIDLPLTRSEKSQKSARGIHIQDLAEYLDRRRALALSEARAFQERS; encoded by the coding sequence TTGCGCCTGATTCCAGCCGATTTTGGTGCAGATACCCTGATCTGCGAGGCAGCTATGAACACACTCTTTCTTTTGATGGCGCAATATGACGCCCGCGCAATTGTGCCTGCAGAAACCGTCTGCCAAGACTACTTCTCGCATCTGACACTGGCAAAATTCTTGCGCAAGATCGGTTCAGGAGACATCGATCTGCCGCTAACTCGTTCTGAGAAAAGCCAGAAAAGCGCCCGGGGCATCCACATTCAGGACCTTGCGGAATATCTGGACAGGCGACGAGCGCTGGCCTTGTCAGAAGCCCGCGCTTTTCAAGAACGGTCCTGA
- a CDS encoding serine hydrolase: protein MAPYRGGATALVTNIVHNGEMSVTASGKVDHAQSTPPEDLIFEIGSITKVFTALLLSLLVEEGKIDANRPINALAKELSDIPSWITLRALATHTSGLPRIHVPLWKALIFSLPDDPYATFSRGDLFAWFNRHKGSKRPRRMRHAYSNLGYGLLGEALAISEGKPFQELLTEMVIAPLGLVDTSSHLTVSQQARFMQPFNTRDKAVTPWTFQAIAGAGCLRSTARDLGRFSNAVIGALVNPVTPLDRAICQSVKPELCLGPRGATEPVAQCLGWLSIKVNANAPRMLFHNGGTAGSTSSLYICPAANAAVTILSNRGVAAGLRSRMQLQQCNPDQAINDLFAAIE from the coding sequence TTGGCGCCTTATCGCGGTGGTGCGACGGCGCTTGTTACCAATATCGTGCATAATGGCGAAATGAGCGTCACCGCCTCAGGGAAAGTTGATCATGCCCAAAGCACCCCGCCCGAAGACCTGATCTTCGAGATCGGATCAATCACAAAGGTCTTCACCGCACTTTTGCTTTCCCTTCTCGTCGAAGAAGGAAAGATTGACGCGAACCGGCCGATAAACGCTTTGGCAAAAGAGTTGTCAGATATCCCGTCATGGATCACACTACGGGCGTTGGCCACGCATACGAGCGGTCTGCCACGCATTCACGTACCGCTATGGAAGGCACTGATTTTTTCCCTACCCGATGATCCCTATGCGACGTTCTCAAGAGGTGACCTATTTGCTTGGTTCAATAGGCACAAAGGATCGAAACGACCCCGCCGCATGCGGCATGCATATTCCAATCTAGGTTACGGCCTTTTAGGCGAAGCATTAGCAATAAGCGAAGGGAAGCCCTTTCAAGAGTTATTGACTGAAATGGTGATTGCGCCTCTTGGGCTGGTTGATACGTCATCACATTTGACTGTGTCACAGCAGGCGCGATTCATGCAGCCTTTCAACACCAGAGACAAAGCTGTCACACCATGGACATTCCAAGCCATTGCCGGGGCAGGATGCTTGCGGTCGACTGCGCGGGATTTGGGGCGTTTTTCAAATGCCGTCATAGGTGCGCTGGTCAATCCGGTGACGCCACTAGATCGCGCGATCTGCCAAAGTGTTAAGCCAGAGTTGTGTTTGGGGCCGCGGGGCGCAACAGAGCCAGTTGCACAATGTCTTGGGTGGTTGTCCATCAAAGTGAACGCCAATGCGCCGCGCATGCTGTTTCACAACGGAGGCACCGCAGGGTCGACATCGTCGCTCTATATCTGTCCCGCCGCAAACGCTGCTGTCACAATCTTGTCGAACCGGGGTGTAGCTGCTGGCTTGAGGTCGAGAATGCAACTGCAACAGTGTAACCCTGACCAGGCAATAAACGATCTGTTCGCAGCTATAGAATAG
- a CDS encoding TrbI/VirB10 family protein — translation MKRVNITIPITLTASLLLNACATYTPPEIDYDSNVPALPTPPPPVVEEPLRAIHTPPPWTPSRGGDTDAATAEARVINANAAARVEPRREGYYNAIQVFPYSEGALYQIYAAPGQITNIALEPGEQLTGAGPIAAGDTTRWIIGDTESGNGRTARVHILVKPTRPDIFTNLVINTDRRTYLLELRANEASYMPSVAWSYPPGRVQPRPPASNNPRSLRPPASPYVLQAGSIIPAALVTGIRSDHPGQIVAQVTQNVYDSPSGRYLLLPQGSRLIGEYDNGVGFGQRRILLVWTRIILPDGQSIVLERQPGADSAGYAGLEDGVDHHWGGVFRAAALSTLLNISAELGADDDDPIASAIRDGAQDTIGDAGREIVRRQIDIPPTLTIRPGFPVRVIVTRDLILQPQGGH, via the coding sequence ATGAAACGCGTAAACATCACTATTCCCATCACCCTGACGGCCTCTCTCCTGCTCAACGCTTGCGCGACCTACACACCGCCCGAAATCGACTATGACAGCAATGTCCCCGCATTGCCCACGCCTCCGCCCCCCGTGGTAGAAGAACCGCTGCGAGCCATCCACACGCCACCGCCCTGGACCCCGTCGCGCGGCGGCGACACGGATGCGGCCACCGCAGAGGCTCGCGTCATCAATGCCAATGCGGCCGCCCGGGTAGAGCCCCGCCGCGAGGGCTACTACAATGCGATCCAGGTCTTCCCCTACAGCGAAGGCGCACTCTACCAGATCTATGCAGCCCCCGGTCAGATCACCAACATCGCGCTCGAACCCGGCGAGCAATTGACCGGCGCAGGGCCGATTGCGGCCGGAGACACGACGCGCTGGATCATCGGCGACACCGAAAGCGGCAACGGGCGCACCGCCCGCGTCCATATCCTCGTCAAACCCACTCGGCCGGACATTTTCACCAATCTCGTCATCAATACCGACCGGCGCACCTATCTGCTGGAACTGCGCGCCAATGAGGCCTCCTACATGCCCTCCGTCGCCTGGTCCTATCCGCCAGGCCGCGTCCAACCGCGTCCACCGGCATCCAACAACCCACGATCCCTCCGGCCACCCGCCTCGCCTTACGTCCTTCAGGCCGGGTCCATCATTCCCGCCGCCCTCGTCACCGGCATTCGCTCTGACCATCCCGGCCAGATCGTCGCTCAAGTGACCCAGAACGTCTATGACAGCCCCTCGGGCCGCTATCTCCTCCTGCCGCAAGGATCCCGCCTCATCGGCGAATATGACAATGGCGTCGGCTTCGGCCAACGTCGCATCCTGCTCGTCTGGACCCGGATCATCCTGCCCGATGGCCAATCCATTGTTCTTGAAAGACAGCCAGGAGCGGATAGCGCAGGCTATGCAGGCCTTGAGGACGGCGTCGATCACCATTGGGGCGGTGTATTCAGGGCCGCCGCGCTCTCGACACTGCTCAACATCAGTGCCGAGTTAGGAGCGGACGATGATGATCCAATCGCCAGCGCCATCCGCGACGGCGCACAGGACACGATCGGTGATGCAGGCCGCGAGATTGTGCGTCGTCAGATTGATATTCCGCCAACCCTCACGATCCGGCCGGGGTTCCCCGTGCGCGTGATCGTGACCCGCGATCTCATACTCCAACCACAGGGAGGTCACTGA
- a CDS encoding MipA/OmpV family protein, producing MKLITTIAATMMVILPASLWAQDAAEDTFAGHDVFFTISGGVVSAPSFLGSGETSVYAFPNISVAIGDRLNISLLDGVSYDVYKDDYLTAGAVLTYDFGREDSPSDHDLQLSKVAESEIAGLGDIEETAEIGGYVEYTNGNFQAKLALRKGVDGGHDGVVGDFDVIYNAPVALFGKQSVISFGPTVSFSDDSYASTFFDVSAAQSAASGISEYDADGGIMSYGLHASAYVPLNQNVALVGFAAFDQLTGDVGDSSIVQERGSDEQTTAGLVINYTF from the coding sequence ATGAAACTTATTACAACAATCGCCGCGACCATGATGGTCATTCTGCCCGCCAGTCTTTGGGCGCAAGACGCCGCAGAGGACACATTCGCCGGACACGACGTCTTTTTCACCATATCGGGCGGCGTAGTTTCTGCGCCATCGTTTCTTGGCAGTGGCGAGACTTCGGTCTACGCGTTCCCCAACATCTCTGTTGCGATCGGAGATCGTCTCAACATCTCGTTGCTCGATGGGGTGTCATATGACGTCTACAAAGACGATTACCTAACGGCTGGCGCGGTTTTGACATATGATTTTGGCCGCGAAGACAGCCCGTCCGATCATGACCTGCAATTGTCCAAGGTCGCAGAGTCAGAAATCGCAGGGCTAGGCGATATCGAAGAAACAGCCGAAATCGGTGGATACGTTGAATACACCAACGGGAATTTTCAAGCCAAGCTGGCGCTACGCAAAGGTGTCGATGGTGGTCATGACGGTGTTGTTGGCGACTTTGACGTCATATACAACGCCCCGGTTGCGCTGTTTGGCAAGCAATCTGTCATCTCGTTTGGCCCGACGGTCAGCTTTTCGGACGATAGCTATGCGAGCACATTCTTTGACGTCTCGGCTGCACAATCCGCAGCCTCTGGCATCAGCGAATATGATGCAGACGGCGGCATCATGTCATACGGACTGCACGCGTCCGCTTATGTGCCGCTTAATCAGAATGTGGCGCTTGTCGGCTTTGCCGCATTTGACCAACTCACCGGAGATGTCGGCGACTCTTCGATCGTACAAGAACGCGGGTCGGACGAGCAAACGACAGCCGGACTTGTTATCAACTACACCTTTTGA
- a CDS encoding DJ-1/PfpI family protein, whose amino-acid sequence MKRRVFVLGAGAASVVSIVACSTGRIETIDQSAPEADVITRSDTLAALQPPKRKRPVVAILADNQGSEATDLIVPWSVLKRSDAADVIIVSTEPGDVQLMPALRIRPDMTVDQFDEMHPEGADYVIVPAFHNPKNPVAANWLRQQSETQAIVAGVCSGALVLAHAGLLVDRRATTHWYDRDKLVRISPTTKLQLNNRYLADRGVATTTGVSASLPFALTLVEAILGRSRAEQSAAALGLADFGQAHDSAAFRLKTQHVFRVASNFVSGNEQLGMQMDSGTDELELAFVADSWSRTYKSTLPTYSDGDVGEVASFNGMRFVPDLGAAEGAALPQIPAYEGRPANALASTLSDIANRYGEATARLVALQLEYAWKN is encoded by the coding sequence GTGAAAAGACGTGTATTTGTGTTGGGTGCGGGTGCGGCCAGCGTTGTGTCTATTGTCGCGTGTTCAACTGGGCGGATCGAGACGATAGACCAGAGCGCCCCTGAGGCTGATGTCATCACACGATCAGACACACTCGCGGCACTGCAGCCCCCAAAGCGAAAGCGACCCGTCGTTGCAATTCTTGCTGACAACCAAGGCAGCGAAGCGACCGATCTGATCGTCCCGTGGAGCGTTTTAAAGCGTTCGGATGCCGCTGATGTGATCATTGTCAGCACCGAGCCAGGCGATGTTCAACTGATGCCAGCCTTAAGAATTCGACCTGACATGACGGTTGACCAATTTGACGAAATGCATCCTGAAGGTGCGGATTATGTGATTGTTCCCGCGTTCCACAATCCAAAGAACCCAGTCGCGGCAAATTGGCTGCGACAGCAAAGTGAAACACAGGCGATTGTCGCGGGTGTTTGTTCGGGAGCACTGGTCCTTGCCCATGCAGGCCTCTTGGTTGACAGGCGCGCAACAACGCACTGGTATGATCGTGACAAATTGGTCCGCATCAGCCCGACGACGAAGTTGCAGCTGAACAACCGGTATCTTGCGGATCGGGGCGTTGCGACGACAACAGGCGTTTCGGCATCACTGCCCTTTGCATTGACGTTGGTCGAAGCAATTTTGGGGCGGTCCCGCGCCGAACAAAGTGCGGCTGCACTAGGGTTGGCAGATTTCGGGCAGGCACACGATAGCGCGGCGTTCCGATTGAAAACGCAACATGTGTTTCGGGTAGCATCAAACTTTGTCTCGGGTAACGAACAACTCGGAATGCAAATGGACAGTGGAACAGATGAACTGGAACTAGCCTTTGTTGCAGACAGTTGGTCCCGTACATACAAGTCAACGTTGCCCACGTATTCTGACGGCGATGTAGGCGAAGTCGCATCTTTTAACGGAATGCGTTTTGTTCCAGACCTCGGTGCTGCTGAGGGCGCAGCATTGCCGCAGATCCCAGCTTACGAGGGTCGACCAGCAAATGCACTTGCATCCACACTTTCGGACATTGCGAACCGCTATGGAGAGGCCACTGCGCGTCTCGTGGCGCTTCAGTTAGAGTATGCTTGGAAAAACTAG
- a CDS encoding AraC family transcriptional regulator → MLNDGTIALSAVCLGLALAGAMSAVRGTQDALGRFYLTLVFGVFGGIVSMPLVLMFAPSLYGFYLPAVFVLFLILPPAVFYYVAAKTAELPPSVLRWRDFILPATGGMVMIGYWLQPAQAKTAMFIAGDLPAGIVPATLVLVTFILIFCWVVASCLYLVATLRRLHEYRSRLRSLYSNLGDRELRWLDWFVVSLVALWAASAFTFVADNTGFDQVVVQELIYILTACLLLFVVAFASIASPETVIEEPVLPNDPSEPKYARSALTQAHAEQLATRIRSAMTQDALYLDSNLSLQKLSRHVGALPNQVSQTLNEQIGSTFFDFIAHHRIEAAKQLIVGGAANSLTVSLDVGFNSRSTFYKAFKRETGMTPKAYRDTAQTRPID, encoded by the coding sequence ATGCTGAACGATGGAACCATAGCCTTATCTGCTGTCTGCCTGGGGCTGGCACTGGCGGGCGCGATGTCGGCCGTTCGCGGCACACAGGACGCTCTTGGACGGTTTTATCTGACACTGGTCTTTGGCGTGTTCGGCGGCATCGTTTCCATGCCGCTCGTTTTGATGTTCGCCCCATCGCTGTACGGCTTTTACTTGCCCGCTGTTTTTGTGCTGTTCCTCATTTTGCCGCCCGCCGTCTTCTATTATGTGGCGGCCAAGACGGCTGAACTCCCACCTTCGGTGCTGCGGTGGCGCGACTTCATACTGCCAGCCACAGGCGGCATGGTGATGATTGGCTACTGGTTGCAGCCTGCCCAAGCCAAGACCGCGATGTTTATTGCCGGGGATTTGCCAGCGGGTATCGTGCCTGCAACGCTGGTTTTGGTCACGTTCATCCTGATTTTCTGTTGGGTGGTGGCATCTTGTCTTTATCTCGTCGCGACACTTAGGCGATTGCACGAATACCGGTCTAGACTTCGGTCGCTTTATTCGAACCTTGGAGATCGTGAATTGCGTTGGCTGGACTGGTTTGTGGTGTCCCTTGTTGCCTTATGGGCCGCGTCTGCATTCACTTTTGTTGCGGACAATACAGGGTTTGATCAGGTCGTGGTGCAGGAACTCATCTACATCCTGACGGCCTGCCTGTTGTTGTTCGTGGTGGCCTTTGCATCGATTGCATCCCCAGAAACGGTGATCGAAGAACCTGTGCTTCCAAACGACCCGTCTGAGCCGAAGTATGCGCGATCTGCGCTAACACAGGCGCATGCAGAACAGCTTGCGACACGGATTAGATCGGCCATGACACAAGATGCCTTGTATCTTGATTCGAACCTCTCTTTGCAGAAACTGTCGCGCCATGTGGGCGCATTGCCCAATCAGGTTTCGCAAACGCTGAACGAGCAAATCGGATCGACGTTCTTTGACTTTATCGCACACCACCGGATTGAGGCTGCGAAACAGCTGATTGTTGGGGGCGCGGCGAATTCATTGACGGTGTCCTTGGATGTCGGTTTCAACTCGCGCTCGACATTCTACAAAGCGTTCAAACGCGAAACGGGCATGACACCCAAGGCCTACCGGGACACAGCACAGACACGACCTATCGATTGA
- a CDS encoding VirB3 family type IV secretion system protein, producing MLDPDAIPGFVIPVHRALTEPILLAGAPRSIAILNGTLAAAIGLGLQLWLVGLLIWIAGHLTAVWAAKRDPLFVDVVRRHLRIPGHLGV from the coding sequence ATGCTCGATCCTGACGCCATCCCCGGCTTTGTCATCCCCGTCCACCGGGCTCTGACCGAACCGATCCTTCTGGCAGGCGCGCCGCGCTCCATCGCGATCCTCAACGGCACGCTTGCCGCCGCCATCGGGCTTGGCTTGCAGCTTTGGCTGGTCGGTCTGCTGATCTGGATCGCAGGTCATCTCACCGCCGTCTGGGCAGCCAAGCGCGATCCGCTCTTTGTCGATGTGGTGCGCCGCCATCTGCGCATCCCCGGCCATCTCGGAGTGTGA
- a CDS encoding alpha/beta hydrolase yields the protein MLKLNNLSAGLTAKSIETEAGTIHYLEGGEGETILLIHGIYARKEHWVEMMRHLVSNYHVIAIDLPGFGNNARLPVGDYALDRQQVHLRSILDALDLAQVHIGANSMGAYVATLLAHQHPERVASIAFIGSPLGVSTPIQSDMDRALAIGHKPLVVRSEPDFAARHDWLTPKMPYVPGPILQSWMADEVSTADHNAQVWAAVHDQSSVPTVLELAPALAMPSLVIWCQPDRIFHVSGARVLGDALPASTRATPENCGHLPMLDQPTQVAEIYVHFLQSAALTTP from the coding sequence TTGTTGAAGCTAAACAACCTCTCCGCAGGCCTGACAGCGAAATCAATCGAAACGGAAGCCGGCACGATCCACTATCTTGAGGGCGGGGAAGGTGAGACGATCTTGTTGATCCACGGGATTTACGCTCGCAAGGAACATTGGGTCGAAATGATGCGCCACCTTGTCAGTAACTACCATGTGATCGCAATCGATCTGCCGGGTTTTGGCAACAACGCGCGTTTGCCTGTCGGGGATTATGCACTGGACCGGCAGCAAGTACACTTGCGTTCAATTCTTGACGCGCTCGACCTCGCGCAGGTCCATATCGGCGCAAATTCAATGGGTGCTTACGTGGCCACGTTGTTGGCACATCAGCACCCCGAACGGGTCGCCAGCATCGCCTTTATCGGAAGCCCGCTTGGGGTATCGACCCCGATCCAAAGCGATATGGATCGTGCCTTGGCCATTGGCCATAAGCCATTGGTGGTGCGCAGCGAGCCCGACTTTGCGGCGCGCCATGACTGGCTGACGCCAAAGATGCCCTATGTGCCAGGGCCGATATTGCAAAGTTGGATGGCCGACGAGGTCAGCACTGCAGATCACAACGCGCAGGTTTGGGCTGCGGTGCATGACCAATCGTCCGTGCCCACGGTGTTGGAACTAGCGCCCGCACTGGCCATGCCCTCCCTCGTGATTTGGTGCCAGCCTGACCGGATTTTCCATGTCAGCGGTGCACGTGTTCTTGGTGACGCTTTGCCCGCCTCCACACGCGCGACGCCTGAAAACTGCGGTCACTTACCTATGCTAGATCAACCGACCCAAGTGGCTGAAATCTATGTGCATTTCTTACAATCAGCAGCGCTGACAACACCTTAA
- a CDS encoding leucine-rich repeat domain-containing protein, whose amino-acid sequence MRNIIIVVSLALLAVGAFQYPSWHASRTQLAIAEDRVREVIEAGTNSVNFSDLPALRRLPANIGDVPNLAYLTVRETSLSDLSGIEGINTLQHLDLNMTHVSDLAPLTGLPNLRLVQLHDTWIEDVSPLTTLPALERLDIGKTQIASLEPITRIENLQWLNLYRSHALDGSRDHLETLDRIVFLDISGGTAYRDNYRPGWQFNFVLQLNRYRKRFGL is encoded by the coding sequence ATGCGCAACATCATCATTGTCGTTAGTCTTGCACTTCTTGCGGTTGGGGCCTTTCAATACCCGTCATGGCACGCATCGCGAACACAGCTTGCTATCGCAGAAGATCGCGTGCGCGAAGTCATCGAGGCTGGCACGAACAGTGTTAATTTCAGCGACCTTCCTGCGTTGCGCAGGTTGCCGGCCAACATTGGTGATGTTCCCAATCTGGCCTATCTTACGGTACGTGAAACCAGCTTAAGTGACTTGTCGGGGATCGAGGGCATAAACACGCTTCAACACCTTGATCTCAATATGACTCATGTGTCCGATCTTGCGCCTCTTACGGGATTACCCAACCTGCGTCTGGTTCAACTACACGACACATGGATAGAAGACGTGAGCCCGCTCACGACACTGCCAGCGCTAGAGCGGTTAGATATTGGCAAAACACAAATCGCATCACTCGAACCGATAACCCGCATCGAAAACCTGCAATGGCTCAACCTTTATCGCAGTCACGCACTGGATGGGTCGCGTGACCATTTGGAAACACTCGATAGGATCGTGTTTCTGGATATTTCAGGCGGCACGGCGTACCGCGATAACTACCGCCCTGGCTGGCAATTCAATTTTGTTTTGCAGTTAAACCGTTACAGGAAAAGGTTCGGGCTGTAA
- a CDS encoding AraC family transcriptional regulator, translating into MTCVIVGRQRPVIVSDNHDWISAQFVSVKPGVPHRVTVPDGGAEIVYLDGVQMAAGRSAFTKLPPEWRALPDAFDAKDHAALSAFRDLLNADNSPPDPDIMKIVHELYADPFTRMSQSDLADALGLERTQALRHFKATTGQTFRRFKIWAAIVAATRSAHQGAQIGLVGIETGFADAAHLARTASSVFGVTPTAGLSGLAGIVTLPSIPPLPLSE; encoded by the coding sequence ATGACCTGCGTTATCGTCGGGCGGCAACGCCCCGTGATCGTGTCTGATAATCACGACTGGATTTCGGCGCAATTTGTAAGCGTTAAACCAGGCGTGCCACACCGTGTAACGGTGCCGGATGGCGGTGCGGAGATTGTCTATCTTGATGGCGTTCAAATGGCTGCAGGGCGGTCTGCATTTACAAAGCTTCCGCCCGAATGGCGCGCATTGCCTGATGCGTTTGACGCCAAAGACCACGCGGCCTTGTCGGCGTTTCGTGATTTACTAAACGCCGACAACTCTCCGCCTGATCCAGACATCATGAAGATCGTCCATGAACTCTATGCAGACCCCTTTACCCGCATGTCGCAGTCGGATCTTGCCGATGCACTTGGTCTGGAACGCACGCAGGCCTTGCGACACTTCAAGGCCACTACGGGACAAACCTTTCGCCGGTTCAAAATATGGGCTGCGATCGTTGCAGCCACCCGCAGTGCGCACCAAGGCGCGCAAATCGGCCTTGTGGGTATTGAGACCGGTTTTGCGGATGCGGCGCATCTTGCAAGAACGGCTAGTTCTGTGTTTGGCGTGACGCCAACAGCGGGGTTGTCCGGCTTAGCGGGTATTGTGACGCTGCCCAGCATACCGCCTTTGCCGCTGTCCGAATGA
- a CDS encoding DUF2274 domain-containing protein gives MTKLKLGALSDDKPVKLTVELPAQVHRDLVAYAKVLEHQTGQTVAEPTKLIGPMVERFMATDRGFAKLRREVPKERNSAAEG, from the coding sequence ATGACCAAATTGAAACTGGGCGCTTTGTCGGACGACAAACCGGTCAAACTGACCGTGGAACTGCCAGCCCAAGTCCACCGCGATCTTGTTGCCTACGCCAAAGTCCTTGAACATCAAACTGGCCAGACGGTTGCGGAACCGACAAAACTGATCGGCCCGATGGTAGAGCGTTTCATGGCAACAGATCGAGGCTTCGCGAAACTGCGACGAGAAGTACCGAAGGAGCGCAATTCGGCGGCTGAGGGATAA
- a CDS encoding TrbC/VirB2 family protein — MFVHGKPIRQAFDALCISALVSLTLASPARAAGSSMPWEAPLQAILESIEGPVAKIIAVMIIIITGLTLAFGDSSGGARRLIQIVFGISIAFAASSFFLSFFSFGGGAVI, encoded by the coding sequence ATGTTCGTCCATGGAAAACCCATTCGCCAGGCATTCGACGCCCTTTGCATTTCTGCCTTGGTCTCGCTGACATTGGCCTCCCCCGCGCGGGCGGCAGGCTCCTCGATGCCCTGGGAGGCGCCGCTGCAGGCGATCCTCGAGTCCATCGAAGGTCCGGTCGCCAAGATCATCGCGGTAATGATCATCATCATTACCGGCCTGACCCTCGCCTTCGGCGACAGCTCCGGTGGTGCGCGGCGGCTGATCCAGATCGTCTTCGGCATCTCCATCGCCTTCGCCGCGTCGAGCTTCTTCCTGTCATTCTTCTCCTTTGGCGGCGGGGCAGTGATCTGA
- the trbF gene encoding conjugal transfer protein TrbF, which produces MSAKTPEPETPYQKAAQVWDDRIGSARVQAKNWRLMAFGSLFLSAALAFGLVWQSAQGTVVPWIVEVDQLGEARSVAPASADYEVTDPQIAYHLAQFIERVRAIPADPIVVRQNWLRAYEFTTDRGAMALNYYARSNDPFARVGEVQISVDVSSVIRASLNSFRIAWTERRYQDGSLAATERWTAILTISVQPPRSAERLRQNPLGIYVHAINWSRELQQ; this is translated from the coding sequence ATGTCCGCCAAGACCCCGGAACCCGAGACCCCCTATCAGAAGGCGGCACAGGTCTGGGATGACCGCATCGGCTCGGCCCGCGTGCAAGCAAAGAACTGGCGTCTGATGGCTTTCGGATCGCTGTTTCTGTCAGCAGCACTGGCCTTCGGTCTCGTCTGGCAATCCGCGCAAGGCACGGTCGTGCCTTGGATCGTCGAGGTCGACCAGCTAGGCGAGGCCCGCAGCGTCGCCCCCGCCAGTGCCGACTACGAGGTGACTGACCCGCAGATCGCATATCACCTTGCGCAGTTCATCGAACGGGTCCGCGCGATCCCGGCCGACCCTATCGTTGTGCGTCAGAACTGGCTACGCGCCTACGAGTTCACCACCGATCGCGGTGCGATGGCGCTCAATTACTATGCTCGATCCAACGATCCTTTCGCGCGGGTCGGCGAGGTTCAAATCTCAGTCGATGTCTCCAGCGTCATCCGCGCCTCGCTCAACAGTTTCCGCATCGCCTGGACCGAGCGGCGCTATCAGGACGGCAGCCTTGCCGCGACCGAGCGCTGGACAGCGATCCTGACCATTTCGGTCCAGCCACCGCGCAGCGCCGAACGGCTCCGTCAAAACCCGCTCGGCATCTACGTCCACGCCATCAACTGGTCACGGGAGCTTCAGCAATGA
- the trbB gene encoding P-type conjugative transfer ATPase TrbB → MTVLQQHSEAVLRGSRMLRTALDAAIARYLDDAQIVEVMLNPDGRLWIDRLSEGLCATDDCLSAADGERIVRLVAHHVGAEVHASSPRVSAEFPETGERFEGLLPPVVIAPTFAIRKPAVAVFTLDDYVASGIMSGAHAETLRAAVAERLNILVAGGTSTGKTTLTNALLAEVAKTEDRVVLIEDTRELQCAAPNLVALRTKDGVVSLSDLVRSSLRLRPDRIPIGEVRGPEALDLLKAWGTGHPGGIGTIHAGTALGALRRMEQLIQEAVVTVPRALIAETIDLVAVLSGRGPARRLSELAHVEGLDSNGDYRLSPATDTSKGSP, encoded by the coding sequence ATGACCGTTTTACAACAACACTCAGAGGCGGTTTTACGCGGCAGTCGCATGTTGCGGACCGCGCTCGACGCCGCGATCGCCCGATATCTTGACGATGCGCAAATCGTCGAAGTCATGCTCAATCCCGATGGACGGCTCTGGATCGACCGGCTTTCAGAGGGGCTCTGCGCCACCGATGATTGCCTCTCCGCTGCCGATGGCGAACGGATTGTCCGCCTAGTTGCCCACCATGTCGGCGCCGAGGTCCACGCCAGTAGCCCGCGCGTTTCTGCCGAGTTTCCCGAGACCGGTGAGCGGTTTGAAGGGCTTTTGCCACCGGTCGTCATCGCACCGACTTTCGCCATCCGGAAACCCGCTGTCGCCGTCTTCACACTCGACGATTATGTGGCATCGGGGATCATGTCCGGCGCGCATGCGGAAACACTCCGAGCAGCGGTCGCCGAACGCCTGAATATCCTCGTCGCAGGAGGCACCTCGACGGGAAAAACAACTCTCACCAACGCACTGCTCGCCGAAGTCGCGAAGACCGAGGATCGCGTCGTCCTGATTGAAGATACTCGCGAATTGCAATGCGCCGCTCCGAACTTGGTTGCACTCCGCACCAAGGACGGTGTGGTTTCTCTTTCGGATCTCGTGCGCTCTTCATTGCGTCTACGGCCTGACCGCATTCCCATCGGTGAGGTGCGCGGTCCAGAGGCGCTCGATCTCCTCAAAGCTTGGGGCACAGGTCATCCTGGCGGCATCGGCACAATCCATGCCGGGACCGCTCTTGGTGCCCTGCGCCGGATGGAGCAGCTCATTCAGGAAGCCGTGGTCACTGTCCCGCGTGCGCTTATCGCCGAAACGATTGACCTTGTCGCTGTCCTGTCGGGGCGCGGACCCGCACGCCGCCTCTCTGAACTGGCGCACGTCGAAGGCCTCGACTCCAACGGTGACTATCGTCTGTCCCCAGCAACCGACACCAGCAAAGGATCCCCTTGA